One part of the Bacillus sp. FJAT-45350 genome encodes these proteins:
- a CDS encoding L-lactate permease, which produces MTTIIALTPILAVLLFLVVLGMPAMKAMPISLLATGILAYFYWRVPFIQLIAASLEGVIIGISILYIVFGAILLLNTLKNSGAIDTIRNSFLGISADRRVQLIIIAWLFGAFIEGAAGFGTPAAIAAPLLVALGFPPLAAVVLALIADSSPVSFGAVGTPIIVGVDQGLQEGSQIAPVVATYLGTMDMGDYMRVVAAQVMQIDIFVGTFMPLILVVLLTRFFGENQSWKEGFQLWRFAIFAGLSFTIPALIVATFLGPEFPSIFGGLIGLAIVVPAAKRGFFLPKEQWDFPPRTSWAEDWVGKVISSSTDDKSSKRQLSLVLAWVPYLLVGLFLVLTRLEILPLKAMLQSVKISWVNILGTNISTALEPLYLPGTIFIIVVLITAVIHKLSFSELGRSIAVSSNAIVGSAITLFTAVPMVRIFINSGINTSGLESMPIELANTASAMLGGTWPLVAPFIGALGSFISGSATFSNMMFSLFQFSVADQIGVEPTLILALQVLGSNAGNMICVLNVVAAATVVGLLGKEGKIIRFTLLPMFYYSIFSGLLGLLFAYLIL; this is translated from the coding sequence ATGACAACGATTATTGCTTTAACCCCAATTCTTGCAGTTTTATTGTTCTTAGTTGTACTCGGTATGCCGGCTATGAAGGCGATGCCGATCAGTTTATTAGCTACAGGTATATTAGCATATTTTTATTGGCGGGTACCTTTCATTCAATTAATTGCAGCTTCACTTGAAGGTGTTATTATTGGCATTTCTATTCTTTATATTGTATTTGGAGCTATTTTATTATTAAATACCCTCAAAAACAGTGGAGCAATTGATACGATTAGAAATAGCTTTCTAGGTATTAGTGCAGATAGGAGAGTTCAATTAATCATTATTGCATGGTTGTTTGGCGCGTTCATTGAGGGTGCAGCTGGATTTGGTACACCTGCAGCAATTGCTGCTCCGTTATTAGTGGCATTAGGATTTCCACCATTAGCAGCTGTTGTGTTAGCCCTTATTGCAGATAGTAGTCCTGTTTCATTTGGAGCTGTAGGGACGCCTATTATTGTAGGGGTTGACCAAGGTTTGCAAGAAGGGTCTCAAATCGCACCAGTAGTAGCAACTTATTTAGGCACAATGGATATGGGCGACTATATGAGAGTTGTAGCGGCTCAAGTTATGCAAATTGATATTTTTGTTGGTACTTTTATGCCATTAATTCTTGTGGTGCTCCTTACACGTTTTTTTGGGGAAAATCAGTCTTGGAAAGAAGGGTTCCAACTTTGGAGGTTTGCCATTTTTGCTGGACTTAGCTTCACGATACCAGCTCTTATTGTGGCAACATTCCTAGGACCAGAGTTTCCATCTATATTTGGAGGTTTAATTGGTTTAGCAATCGTGGTACCAGCAGCAAAACGTGGATTTTTTCTACCAAAGGAACAGTGGGATTTTCCACCTAGAACAAGCTGGGCTGAGGATTGGGTAGGAAAGGTAATCTCAAGTTCAACAGATGATAAAAGCTCTAAAAGACAGTTATCACTAGTGCTTGCTTGGGTACCATATTTATTAGTTGGTTTATTTTTAGTATTAACTCGACTTGAGATACTTCCATTAAAGGCAATGTTACAAAGCGTAAAGATTTCATGGGTCAATATACTAGGAACAAATATTAGTACTGCATTAGAGCCACTCTACTTACCTGGTACTATATTTATAATTGTTGTCCTGATAACAGCTGTAATCCATAAGTTATCGTTCTCAGAATTAGGACGTTCGATTGCAGTATCATCCAATGCGATTGTAGGCAGTGCGATTACGTTATTCACAGCAGTGCCTATGGTACGTATTTTTATTAACTCAGGAATAAATACTTCAGGTTTAGAAAGTATGCCGATTGAGTTAGCAAATACAGCGTCAGCCATGCTTGGTGGTACATGGCCATTAGTTGCTCCTTTTATCGGGGCATTAGGCTCATTTATTTCTGGTAGTGCAACGTTTAGCAATATGATGTTTTCCCTGTTTCAATTTAGTGTAGCAGATCAGATTGGTGTCGAACCAACTTTAATTTTAGCATTACAAGTGCTAGGTTCAAATGCAGGTAATATGATTTGTGTACTAAATGTTGTTGCAGCTGCGACTGTTGTCGGGTTATTAGGGAAGGAAGGAAAAATCATTAGGTTTACACTGTTGCCTATGTTTTATTATTCAATCTTCTCCGGATTATTAGGTCTACTCTTCGCCTATTTGATTTTATAG
- the recX gene encoding recombination regulator RecX, which translates to MIKVTKITTQKRTQERFNVFIDRGRGEEYGFSVDQDVLISKGIKKGKELNEDDLKDIFYEDNIKKAYNLAILYLSYRIRTEKEIKDYLLGKEMEEEVISVIINKLHNYKYIDDLEFAMAFVRTRMNTTVKGPNIIRQELDLKGVKREYIEKALLQFTFDDQLEKVKDYLEKKGKPSSRESASAVKQKISNRLVAKGFSFQIIDEAWKLVEVTTDTNIQLDALEYQASKYERKLKGNSSWEQEMKLKQFLYRKGFSSELVERYLEEKKNNPS; encoded by the coding sequence ATGATAAAGGTAACGAAAATTACAACCCAAAAAAGAACACAGGAGCGCTTTAATGTATTTATAGATCGTGGAAGAGGCGAAGAGTATGGATTTAGTGTTGATCAGGATGTTCTGATATCTAAAGGGATAAAAAAAGGAAAAGAATTAAATGAAGATGATTTAAAGGATATTTTTTATGAAGACAATATAAAAAAAGCTTATAATTTGGCAATTTTATATCTCTCTTATCGAATTCGAACGGAAAAAGAAATAAAAGATTATTTATTAGGCAAAGAGATGGAGGAAGAAGTTATCTCGGTCATTATTAATAAACTACATAACTATAAGTACATAGATGATTTAGAATTTGCGATGGCTTTTGTAAGAACGAGAATGAACACAACTGTTAAGGGCCCTAATATTATTCGTCAAGAACTAGATCTAAAAGGAGTAAAGAGAGAATATATTGAAAAGGCGCTTTTACAATTTACTTTTGACGACCAACTTGAAAAGGTAAAGGATTATTTAGAGAAAAAAGGGAAGCCATCTAGCAGAGAATCAGCTTCTGCAGTGAAACAAAAAATAAGTAACAGATTAGTTGCGAAAGGATTTTCTTTTCAAATAATAGATGAAGCGTGGAAACTTGTAGAAGTAACAACGGATACAAACATACAATTAGATGCGCTAGAGTATCAAGCTTCTAAATACGAGAGAAAATTAAAGGGTAATTCTTCTTGGGAACAAGAAATGAAACTGAAACAGTTTTTATATAGGAAAGGCTTTAGTTCAGAATTAGTTGAACGTTACTTAGAGGAAAAAAAGAACAATCCTTCATGA
- a CDS encoding TIGR01777 family oxidoreductase: protein MNIVIAGGTGLIGTALTEKLTRDGHHVYILTRKSNKSDKKYVTYVDWLTPESKPEEHLHNIDAVINLAGESIGAGRWTDKQKERILNSRIDSTKEVINLMSKLANKPSTFINGSATGYYGSSLTKTFTETSEPSGTNFLTKVTEKWEKEASSASFLGIRTVILRTGVVLSEKGGALERIILPYKFFVGGTVGSGRQSVSWVHIDDVVGLINFALTHEHINGPLNLTAPNPEMMSDFGKTIGRVMKRPHWLPAPSFALKLLLGEMSLLVLEGQKVLPEKAMDNGYTFKFPSLYGALEDILN from the coding sequence ATGAATATAGTCATTGCAGGAGGAACCGGTCTTATCGGTACTGCTTTAACAGAAAAATTAACTAGAGACGGACACCATGTTTATATATTAACGAGAAAAAGTAACAAGTCAGATAAAAAATATGTTACGTACGTTGATTGGCTTACACCAGAGAGTAAACCAGAAGAACATTTGCACAATATTGATGCTGTTATTAATCTTGCTGGTGAGTCAATTGGAGCTGGCCGTTGGACGGACAAACAAAAAGAACGTATTCTAAATAGCCGTATTGACTCAACTAAAGAAGTTATCAATTTGATGAGTAAATTAGCTAACAAACCATCTACCTTTATAAATGGATCTGCAACTGGATATTATGGTAGTTCTTTAACAAAAACATTTACGGAAACTTCCGAACCCTCTGGAACAAATTTTTTAACGAAGGTTACAGAAAAATGGGAAAAGGAAGCCAGTTCAGCAAGCTTTTTAGGAATTCGAACAGTTATCCTTCGTACTGGAGTCGTTTTATCGGAAAAAGGTGGAGCGCTTGAACGAATTATCTTACCATATAAATTTTTCGTAGGTGGAACGGTTGGTTCTGGAAGGCAATCGGTTTCTTGGGTTCATATAGATGATGTTGTAGGATTAATAAACTTTGCACTGACACATGAACACATTAATGGCCCACTCAACTTAACAGCACCAAATCCAGAAATGATGAGCGATTTTGGTAAAACAATTGGTCGTGTAATGAAAAGACCTCACTGGTTACCAGCTCCTTCATTTGCATTAAAGTTGCTGCTTGGGGAAATGAGTCTTCTTGTATTAGAAGGACAAAAAGTATTACCCGAAAAAGCGATGGATAACGGGTACACATTTAAATTCCCTTCTTTATACGGTGCATTAGAAGATATTTTGAACTAA
- a CDS encoding GNAT family N-acetyltransferase: MLKKRELADCHQLYELLVDPAVFPFVRQKASSYDEFLFLTKQTIEAEERGELISRTITDEWGAPIGTINLYDIDEGNGFLGTWIGKPYFGKGYNAIAKNVFFQELFFEQDIQTIFMRIRKENTRSVKAAQKLEYCMIANELRSDIYNKLNELGPIYDLFQIEKDQYHLHMMRTQSHEEAIEIKEA; the protein is encoded by the coding sequence ATGTTAAAAAAACGAGAACTAGCTGATTGCCACCAATTGTATGAATTACTTGTAGACCCTGCAGTATTCCCATTCGTAAGACAAAAAGCATCCTCTTATGACGAGTTCCTGTTCTTAACTAAGCAAACAATTGAAGCAGAAGAGCGTGGAGAATTAATCTCTCGCACCATTACAGATGAATGGGGTGCTCCAATTGGCACGATTAACTTATATGATATTGATGAAGGAAATGGATTTTTAGGCACATGGATTGGTAAGCCCTACTTCGGAAAAGGCTATAATGCCATTGCAAAAAATGTCTTTTTTCAGGAACTCTTTTTTGAACAGGACATTCAAACGATTTTCATGCGTATTCGTAAGGAAAATACTCGTTCGGTGAAAGCAGCACAAAAACTAGAGTACTGTATGATTGCTAACGAATTACGCTCAGATATTTACAATAAATTAAACGAGCTAGGTCCAATCTATGATTTATTTCAAATCGAAAAGGACCAATACCATTTACACATGATGCGTACACAATCACACGAAGAGGCAATCGAGATTAAAGAAGCATAA
- a CDS encoding YfhE family protein, translating into MESKKRRVKEEKKTLNKTQEVLYQHEFRAADRAARR; encoded by the coding sequence ATGGAAAGCAAAAAAAGACGCGTAAAAGAAGAAAAGAAAACTCTAAACAAAACGCAAGAAGTATTGTATCAACATGAGTTTCGTGCTGCTGACCGAGCTGCAAGGAGATAA
- a CDS encoding YfhD family protein — MGKKKQNNQQTNRPANDVEYSRELADSEDIEANARAAAANRRAAERKNNK; from the coding sequence ATGGGCAAGAAAAAACAAAACAATCAACAAACTAATAGACCTGCAAATGATGTGGAGTATTCAAGAGAACTTGCAGATTCTGAAGATATTGAAGCAAACGCAAGGGCGGCTGCTGCAAACCGAAGAGCTGCAGAAAGAAAGAACAATAAATAG
- the ectA gene encoding diaminobutyrate acetyltransferase, whose protein sequence is MNSDIATLTNTTTTDTLTFDKPKVEDGAAMWELVNNSTLDTNSSYKYIMMCEFFAETCVVAKENDKLVGFVTAFIPPERQDVVFVWQIGVDQSQRGKGLASKILNELISRTGCKNVNYLEATVTPSNNASQSLFRRLARDHQTECEIKECFGEELFPGDDHEEELTFRVGPFNK, encoded by the coding sequence ATGAATAGCGACATTGCCACTTTGACAAATACAACGACAACTGACACCCTTACCTTTGATAAGCCCAAGGTAGAAGATGGAGCAGCAATGTGGGAGTTAGTGAATAATTCAACATTAGATACAAATTCATCTTATAAATACATCATGATGTGTGAATTCTTCGCAGAAACTTGTGTTGTTGCAAAAGAAAATGACAAACTTGTTGGGTTCGTAACTGCATTTATCCCTCCTGAACGACAAGATGTTGTTTTTGTTTGGCAGATTGGTGTTGACCAATCTCAAAGAGGAAAAGGTCTAGCTTCAAAAATTTTAAATGAGTTAATTTCTCGCACAGGTTGCAAAAATGTTAACTATTTAGAAGCGACTGTTACCCCTTCAAACAATGCATCACAATCGTTATTTAGACGCTTAGCTAGAGATCATCAAACAGAATGTGAAATAAAGGAATGCTTTGGAGAAGAGCTATTCCCAGGTGATGATCATGAAGAAGAGTTAACGTTTCGAGTTGGACCTTTTAATAAATAA
- the ectB gene encoding diaminobutyrate--2-oxoglutarate transaminase produces MTKNDLSIFEQLESEVRSYVRSFPTVFTKAKGYTLWDEAGKEYIDFFAGAGALNYGHNDPNMKSKLVDYILNDGITHSLDMASTAKAEFLKKLNDVVFKPRNLEYKVMFPGPTGTNTVESALKLARKVTGRTDVISFTNGFHGMTIGALSVTGNSFKRKGAGIPLQNVVTMPYDSFVNDELDTLEYLEQFLENDGSGVEIPAAMILETVQGEGGLNAARFEWLKRVQDICNRWEILLIVDDVQAGVGRTGTFFSFEEAGIDPDIVCLSKSIGGYGLPLALTLIKPKYDIWEPGEHNGTFRGNNMAFVTATEALTNWEDPQFEKDIKAKSAKITKFLEKMIADYPEMQGSLRGRGFMQGICSEVEGFSSKVAAAAFDQGLIMETAGPSDEVFKLFPPLTIDNEGLEKGFAIIEESIKTLVKEKASASS; encoded by the coding sequence ATGACTAAAAATGACCTAAGTATTTTCGAACAATTAGAATCAGAGGTACGCAGTTATGTACGCAGTTTTCCAACAGTATTTACAAAAGCAAAAGGATATACACTATGGGACGAAGCAGGAAAAGAGTATATTGACTTTTTCGCAGGTGCCGGTGCATTAAACTACGGACACAACGACCCAAATATGAAATCAAAACTTGTTGATTATATCTTAAATGATGGTATTACTCATTCTTTAGATATGGCTTCAACAGCAAAGGCTGAATTCCTTAAAAAGTTAAACGATGTAGTCTTTAAACCTCGTAATCTAGAATATAAGGTGATGTTCCCAGGACCAACTGGAACAAATACAGTCGAAAGTGCTTTAAAATTAGCTCGTAAAGTAACAGGTAGAACTGATGTAATCAGCTTCACAAATGGTTTCCATGGTATGACAATCGGTGCATTGTCTGTAACAGGTAACTCATTTAAACGTAAAGGTGCTGGAATCCCACTTCAAAACGTGGTAACAATGCCATATGATAGTTTTGTTAATGATGAGCTCGACACTCTGGAGTATCTCGAGCAGTTTTTAGAGAATGATGGTAGTGGTGTGGAAATACCAGCTGCTATGATACTCGAGACAGTCCAAGGTGAAGGCGGCTTAAATGCAGCAAGATTCGAGTGGTTAAAGAGAGTTCAAGACATTTGTAACCGTTGGGAAATTCTCTTAATTGTTGATGATGTTCAAGCTGGTGTAGGTAGAACTGGTACATTCTTCTCGTTTGAAGAAGCTGGAATCGACCCTGACATCGTTTGTTTATCAAAATCAATTGGTGGATATGGTCTACCACTAGCCCTTACATTAATTAAACCTAAATATGACATTTGGGAGCCAGGTGAACATAACGGTACATTCCGTGGTAATAACATGGCATTTGTTACAGCAACAGAAGCTCTAACTAATTGGGAAGATCCTCAATTTGAAAAAGACATTAAAGCAAAATCAGCGAAGATTACTAAGTTCTTAGAAAAAATGATTGCAGATTATCCTGAAATGCAAGGTTCATTACGTGGACGTGGTTTCATGCAAGGTATCTGTTCTGAAGTTGAAGGGTTCTCTTCAAAAGTAGCTGCTGCAGCATTTGATCAAGGTTTAATCATGGAAACTGCTGGACCTAGTGATGAAGTATTCAAGCTCTTCCCTCCATTAACGATTGATAATGAAGGATTAGAGAAAGGGTTCGCTATTATTGAAGAAAGTATTAAAACACTTGTAAAAGAAAAAGCTAGTGCATCATCATAA
- a CDS encoding ectoine synthase: MKVVKLADIIGTGNEVKGENWTSRRLLLKKDNMGYSLHDTLIHAGTETHIWYQNHLEAVYCIEGEGEVETLKDGKIHPINKDTVYALDEYDEHLLRAKTDMRMVCVFNPPITGKETHDENGVYPLVEDDESVEA, encoded by the coding sequence ATGAAAGTAGTTAAATTAGCAGATATCATCGGTACAGGTAATGAAGTAAAAGGTGAAAACTGGACAAGTCGTCGTCTTCTATTAAAGAAAGATAACATGGGATACTCTTTACATGACACACTTATCCATGCTGGTACTGAAACTCATATTTGGTATCAAAACCACCTTGAAGCAGTATACTGCATTGAAGGTGAAGGTGAAGTAGAAACATTAAAGGATGGTAAAATCCACCCTATTAATAAAGATACTGTATATGCTCTTGATGAGTATGATGAGCACTTACTTCGTGCAAAGACAGACATGCGTATGGTATGTGTATTCAATCCACCAATTACTGGTAAAGAAACACATGATGAAAACGGTGTTTACCCATTAGTTGAAGATGACGAATCAGTTGAAGCTTAA
- a CDS encoding PLDc N-terminal domain-containing protein produces the protein MIEFASSFILLFLFFGLGIFLLNILTSIWAYRDSIRKGNSKEYAIIVLVGTLFFPILGLIVYLIIRND, from the coding sequence GTGATTGAATTTGCCTCTTCATTTATACTACTTTTTCTTTTTTTCGGGTTGGGTATATTCCTACTAAACATTCTAACTAGCATATGGGCATATAGAGATTCCATCCGTAAAGGAAATAGTAAGGAGTATGCGATTATTGTCTTAGTAGGTACATTGTTCTTCCCTATCCTTGGATTAATTGTTTACCTTATCATTCGAAATGATTAA
- a CDS encoding DUF4179 domain-containing protein, giving the protein MDEQELKRYGQKKRNQEVPEQIDMFIQSGIEKARFEKVRKRKAQWTVAVACLFLITMVTTVRVSPVFANYIGELPGGKYFVELVHFDKGLKEAIEHDYATPINESDKHLDLKWTVEGMTIDESRMVLFYSVENMGDVTSASMREISFTNELGEGFSIGSVSYGNFHDQLADEKISYGKIDVNFMEDTSIPDELTVEVEFQLRDKSSYVTTENINWSVTFPINKETFIGLKEEYEINEETYFANQRMIFKEATIYPTRMSLKVQFDETNLYKIFRFEDLMVVNENGERWSTSTNGIIANYISEYEQILYLESSYFHESEELYLEASQVRALSDADRKVVIDLTNGKLIKAPSGLHLEELKTTNNMHHFIFHIELDEKFDSMNHSYQVLSSLIMNEEGEEVASVNSIGTSNPDGRIMETKFSIPRLEEERIILEIVDYPTRLQDTMNVRIK; this is encoded by the coding sequence ATGGATGAGCAAGAGTTAAAAAGGTACGGTCAAAAGAAAAGAAATCAAGAAGTACCTGAACAAATAGATATGTTTATTCAATCGGGTATTGAAAAGGCACGATTTGAAAAAGTACGAAAAAGAAAGGCGCAATGGACAGTTGCTGTTGCATGTTTATTTCTTATAACTATGGTGACAACAGTCCGAGTATCTCCTGTCTTTGCGAACTATATAGGGGAATTACCTGGTGGGAAGTATTTTGTAGAGCTTGTTCATTTTGATAAAGGGTTAAAGGAAGCAATTGAACATGATTATGCTACACCGATTAATGAGTCAGATAAACACCTTGACCTTAAATGGACAGTAGAAGGGATGACGATAGATGAGTCTAGGATGGTATTATTTTATTCAGTAGAAAATATGGGGGATGTCACTAGTGCTTCTATGAGGGAGATATCGTTTACTAATGAATTAGGAGAAGGGTTTAGTATCGGTTCAGTATCATATGGTAATTTTCACGACCAATTAGCTGATGAAAAAATAAGTTATGGAAAAATCGATGTTAATTTTATGGAAGATACATCGATTCCGGATGAACTAACAGTTGAAGTTGAATTTCAATTAAGAGATAAGTCTAGTTATGTTACTACAGAAAATATAAATTGGAGCGTCACATTTCCTATTAATAAAGAAACTTTTATCGGGTTGAAAGAGGAATATGAGATAAATGAAGAAACGTATTTTGCAAATCAACGGATGATATTTAAAGAAGCTACGATTTATCCTACAAGAATGTCACTTAAAGTTCAATTCGATGAAACAAACCTTTATAAGATTTTTCGATTCGAAGATTTAATGGTAGTGAATGAAAACGGAGAAAGGTGGAGTACATCCACTAATGGGATAATAGCTAATTATATTAGCGAGTATGAACAAATTTTGTATTTAGAGAGCAGTTATTTTCATGAATCAGAAGAACTTTACTTAGAAGCATCTCAAGTGAGAGCATTAAGCGATGCAGATAGAAAGGTTGTCATTGACCTGACCAATGGTAAGCTAATAAAGGCACCAAGTGGGCTCCATTTAGAGGAATTAAAGACAACGAACAACATGCACCATTTTATCTTTCATATTGAGCTAGATGAAAAGTTTGATAGCATGAACCATAGCTATCAAGTACTAAGTAGCCTAATTATGAATGAGGAGGGGGAAGAGGTCGCTTCTGTTAATTCTATTGGAACTAGTAATCCAGATGGTCGCATAATGGAAACTAAATTTAGTATTCCAAGACTGGAGGAAGAGCGGATCATTCTAGAAATTGTTGATTACCCTACAAGATTACAAGATACAATGAATGTTCGTATTAAATAA
- a CDS encoding sigma-70 family RNA polymerase sigma factor translates to MNTEELVRRARKGDGEAFYELIAAYKQQLYQIAFSYVKNESDALEAIQEVTYLAFKSCKKLKEPKYFKTWLIRILINHCSDELKQKKRMVVQFSEPVNQIEEHSQMKLELEEEIAKLRAEYQHVIILRYFQELPISEIANILKRPEGTIKTWIHQALKQLKVQMKVGDLDG, encoded by the coding sequence GTGAACACGGAGGAATTAGTTAGGCGTGCCAGAAAGGGAGACGGTGAAGCGTTTTATGAGCTAATTGCAGCCTATAAACAACAGCTTTATCAGATAGCCTTTTCATATGTTAAAAATGAGTCTGATGCTCTTGAAGCTATTCAAGAGGTAACATACCTTGCCTTTAAAAGTTGTAAAAAGTTGAAGGAACCGAAGTATTTTAAAACTTGGCTTATCCGAATTTTAATAAATCATTGTAGCGATGAACTTAAGCAAAAGAAACGAATGGTCGTACAGTTTTCGGAACCTGTGAATCAGATAGAAGAACATTCACAGATGAAGCTTGAGTTAGAAGAAGAGATTGCTAAACTACGAGCGGAGTATCAGCATGTTATTATTCTAAGATATTTTCAAGAGCTACCGATTAGTGAAATAGCAAATATTCTTAAAAGACCAGAGGGAACGATTAAAACATGGATACATCAAGCTTTAAAACAGCTCAAAGTTCAAATGAAGGTAGGTGATCTTGATGGATGA
- a CDS encoding universal stress protein, with translation MRILIATDDSKYVYKAFDFVKQHFLVSLPSLHFVHIIPESEDLMKIYPNIREHLVKQGSQIIEKSIKYFADYPIEKVGKVLEGEPKYEIINYAANEEIDLIVIGCRGLSDYNSYAMGSVSLGVMNLSKIPVMVIN, from the coding sequence ATGAGAATTTTAATAGCGACAGATGATTCCAAATATGTATATAAAGCATTTGACTTTGTTAAACAGCATTTTCTCGTTTCTTTACCATCACTTCATTTCGTTCATATTATACCTGAATCAGAGGATTTAATGAAAATATATCCTAATATTAGAGAGCATTTAGTAAAGCAAGGCTCTCAAATAATTGAAAAGAGTATCAAATATTTCGCTGATTATCCGATTGAGAAAGTTGGGAAGGTTCTAGAAGGTGAACCTAAATATGAAATTATAAATTATGCGGCAAACGAGGAGATTGATTTAATTGTCATAGGGTGCCGTGGCTTATCTGATTATAATTCATATGCTATGGGGAGTGTAAGTCTCGGAGTTATGAACCTATCAAAAATTCCAGTGATGGTTATTAATTAA